In Rhodococcus qingshengii JCM 15477, the sequence ATCGCACCCGGAATTCGAGCTTCGGACGCCGACCGCGAGCGGACAGCCGCCGCCCTCCATACCGCCGCTTCTGCCGGCATGCTCACCCTCCCCGAGGTGGACGAACGCTCACAGCTGCTGTACGCCAGCCGATTTCGCCACGAACTCGAATTTCTGGTGCGGGACCTCCCCACCGATACGCCACCAGAACGCACATCAGTCGTCGACGGCACACTCGGTGACCACGTTCACGCCATTTGGGCGGCCCTGGTCGGTCTGCTTGTCGCCTGCGGGGCGCTGGCTCGGAAACATCCTCGAATCA encodes:
- a CDS encoding DUF1707 SHOCT-like domain-containing protein: MGTTDPQSAPIAPGIRASDADRERTAAALHTAASAGMLTLPEVDERSQLLYASRFRHELEFLVRDLPTDTPPERTSVVDGTLGDHVHAIWAALVGLLVACGALARKHPRITSAAVLTLAVALGVLLAFAGTDMHEHIQKTGTHLTPN